A single region of the Brachypodium distachyon strain Bd21 chromosome 3, Brachypodium_distachyon_v3.0, whole genome shotgun sequence genome encodes:
- the LOC100843164 gene encoding probable enoyl-CoA hydratase 2, mitochondrial isoform X2, with protein sequence MRSLRGLLALSGHLPGRHAPASGASSSPHSALFARALQILSQPEPVRLEKLSAPDSGIVELRLERPEARNAIGKEMLKGLRSAMDKVEADPTANVLLLASSVPKVFCAGADLKERRLMGPCEVREFVNSLRATFSSFETLSIPTIAVVEGAAFGGGLELALSCDLRICGESATFSLPETGLAIIPGAGGTQRLPRIVGRSRAKELIFTGRRFDATEAVTMGVVNYCVPGGDAYQKALELAREINQKGPLALRMAKKAINQGMEVDLSSALAIEEECYEQVLHTQDRLEGLAAFAEKRKPLYTGK encoded by the exons ATGCGCAGCCTCCGGGgcctcctcgccctctccGGCCACCTCCCGGGCCGCCAcgcgccggcgagcggcgcctcctcctctccccacAGCGCCCTCTTCGCCCGTGCCCTCCAGATCCTCTCCCAGCCGGAGCCCGTCCGTCTCGAGAAGCTCTCCGCCCCCGACTCAG GGATCGTGGAGCTGAGGCTGGAGCGGCCGGAGGCCAGGAACGCCATCGGGAAGGAGATGCTCAAGGGCCTGCGGAGCGCGATGGACAAGGTGGAGGCCGACCCGACGGCGAACGTCCTGCTGTTAGCGAGCTCCGTGCCCAAGGTTTTCTGCGCGGGCGCTGACCTCAAG GAAAGGAGGTTAATGGGTCCTTGCGAAGTCCGGGAATTTGTTAATTCCTTGAGAGCTACATTCTCATCCTTCGAG ACACTCTCCATTCCTACAATTGCTGTTGTTGAAGGAGCTGCTTTTGGTGGTGGGCTAGAATTGGCTCTTTCATGTGATCTTCGTATTTGTG GGGAGAGTGCAACATTTAGCTTGCCAGAGACCGGCCTTGCTATTATTCCTGG AGCTGGAGGAACACAGCGTCTTCCTAGGATTGTTGGAAGGTCCAGAGCAAAGGAGTTGATATTCACTGGTCGTAGATTTGATGCGACAGAAGCTGTAACTATGG GAGTTGTAAACTACTGTGTTCCTGGTGGTGATGCTTATCAAAAAGCTCTTGAACTTGCCCGGGAGATAAATCAGAAA GGCCCGTTAGCATTAAGAATGGCCAAGAAGGCCATCAATCAAGGGATGGAGGTAGACCTGTCCTCTGCATTGGCCATCGAAGAAGAATGTTACGAGCAAGTTTTGCACACTCAGGACCGTCTTGAAGGTCTAGCTGCATTTGCCGAGAAACGAAAACCTTTATACACAGGAAAGTAA
- the LOC100843164 gene encoding enoyl-CoA hydratase domain-containing protein 2, mitochondrial isoform X1 — MRSLRGLLALSGHLPGRHAPASGASSSPHSALFARALQILSQPEPVRLEKLSAPDSGIVELRLERPEARNAIGKEMLKGLRSAMDKVEADPTANVLLLASSVPKVFCAGADLKERRLMGPCEVREFVNSLRATFSSFETLSIPTIAVVEGAAFGGGLELALSCDLRICGESATFSLPETGLAIIPGYVSRMALSFAAASSRSCFAAGICSPSHRCDHAGSNPSNELGWNACREKIIAKLYHESNQINHVRSIACISNYSDPSQPINQSLEGGANICEEERHEPRPYLKNSVPLQGARGMVFPSLFVLRRVFV, encoded by the exons ATGCGCAGCCTCCGGGgcctcctcgccctctccGGCCACCTCCCGGGCCGCCAcgcgccggcgagcggcgcctcctcctctccccacAGCGCCCTCTTCGCCCGTGCCCTCCAGATCCTCTCCCAGCCGGAGCCCGTCCGTCTCGAGAAGCTCTCCGCCCCCGACTCAG GGATCGTGGAGCTGAGGCTGGAGCGGCCGGAGGCCAGGAACGCCATCGGGAAGGAGATGCTCAAGGGCCTGCGGAGCGCGATGGACAAGGTGGAGGCCGACCCGACGGCGAACGTCCTGCTGTTAGCGAGCTCCGTGCCCAAGGTTTTCTGCGCGGGCGCTGACCTCAAG GAAAGGAGGTTAATGGGTCCTTGCGAAGTCCGGGAATTTGTTAATTCCTTGAGAGCTACATTCTCATCCTTCGAG ACACTCTCCATTCCTACAATTGCTGTTGTTGAAGGAGCTGCTTTTGGTGGTGGGCTAGAATTGGCTCTTTCATGTGATCTTCGTATTTGTG GGGAGAGTGCAACATTTAGCTTGCCAGAGACCGGCCTTGCTATTATTCCTGGGTATGTGTCCAGGATGGCGCTTTCTTTT gccgccgcctcctccagatcgtgcttcgccgccggcatcTGTTCTCCTTCCCACCGCTGCGACCATGCCGGTAGCAATCCAAGCAACGAACTAGGCTGGAACGCGTGCAGGGAAAAAATCATTGCTAAGCTCTACCATGAATCCAATCAAATCAATCACGTGAGATCAATTGCTTGTATCAGCAACTATTCGGATCCTTCACAGCCTATCAATCAATCATTGGAAGGCGGAGCGAACATCTGCGAGGAAGAGAGGCACGAGCCCAGGCCATACTTGAAGAACTCGGTGCCTCTCCAGGGTGCCCGAGGCATGGTCTTTCCCTCGTTGTTCGTTCTCCGGCGAGTGTTCGTGTGA